The Pyrus communis chromosome 9, drPyrComm1.1, whole genome shotgun sequence genome has a segment encoding these proteins:
- the LOC137746025 gene encoding F-box/LRR-repeat protein At4g14103-like — protein sequence MEHKDKFLAIANSQAQGLCPESVVDRFSNLPDEVAHQILSLVSLKELIRVGSLSKRCRGLYLSTPSLKFWSSYYGDKQGQLNLLNSFDRFLILRGGNKVQKFQVHLDLCSSLPDEIFRVITWIHIAARCNVEVLDLQLRVYKNDMASFELPSCIFLCGSLRSLIVTLYTVLKVPSFAGSTNLRHLNLSYVQIDDGFSKWISNSCKCIKELQLYHVGAVNITIESSSLESFRFVSAQNDTCHLNITGEKLEDIHVNWEYCQRGSRSLTISAPNLKYFKWIGSLLNRQNLRELMCLEKAEIFLKPRRGICENFDNASEFLCSICRVKVLLLSHETIETLFKEVSIPPPFDNISYLGLRITSLSDDLVPAMVSLLRGISNLNTLQIESDLSLLFHKPKARGCNRKYWKSQNLNFTDQLKEVTIELSNGFNAMELARYILEQAQHLEKMFIFYLPHQSYVIKRVNQSKKVSAAQIVFRKKQQR from the exons ATGGAACACAAGGATAAGTTCTTGGCTATTGCGAATTCTCAAGCTCAAGGACTCTGTCCCGAGAGTGTAGTGGACAGGTTTAGTAATCTTCCAGATGAAGTCGCTCATCAGATTCTTTCACTTGTCTCTTTAAAAGAACTCATTCGAGTAGGCAGCCTTTCTAAAAGATGCAGAGGGCTTTATCTCTCAACCCCATCATTGAAATTTTGGTCATCGTACTATGGAGATAAGCAGGGCCAATTAAACTTGCTGAATTCTTTCGATAGGTTTTTGATTCTTCGCGGAGGTAATAAGGTACAGAAGTTTCAAGTACATTTGGATCTCTGTTCAAGCTTACCTGATGAGATTTTCCGAGTGATCACGTGGATCCACATTGCAGCAAGGTGTAATGTTGAAGTGCTTGATCTTCAGTTGAGGGTATACAAAAATGATATGGCTTCATTTGAATTACCATCTTGCATCTTTCTTTGTGGATCTTTGAGATCTCTGATTGTGACTCTGTATACAGTTCTTAAAGTTCCCTCCTTTGCCGGTTCCACTAATCTCCGACACTTAAACTTGAGTTATGTTCAAATAGATGACGGCTTTTCCAAATGGATCTCAAATTCCTGCAAATGTATCAAGGAGTTGCAGCTTTATCATGTTGGAGCAGTAAATATCACCATTGAAAGCTCATCTTTGGAATCATTTAGGTTTGTTTCGGCTCAGAATGACACCTGCCATCTTAACATCACAGGTGAGAAACTTGAAGATATACATGTTAATTGGGAATATTGTCAACGTGGAAGCAGATCATTAACTATTTCTGCTCCAAATCTCAAATATTTCAAATGGATTGGGAGTTTATTGAACCGCCAGAATCTCAGGGAATTAATGTGTTTAGAAAAGGCAGAGATTTTTTTGAAGCCTAGGAGAGGTATCTGTGAAAACTTTGACAACGCATCCGAGTTTCTATGCAGTATATGCAGGGTTAAAGTTCTTCTTCTAAGCCACGAGACCATTGAG ACTCTGTTCAAGGAAGTTTCCATACCCCCGCCGTTTGATAATATTTCTTACTTGGGTTTGCGCATTACGAGCTTGAGTGATGACCTAGTCCCAGCAATGGTATCTCTTTTGAGAGGAATTTCTAATTTGAATACATTGCAAATAGAATCTGACCTTTCCTTACTCTTCCATAAACCTAAA GCACGCGGATGTAATAGGAAATACTGGAAATCCCAAAACCTGAATTTTACAGATCAGCTTAAGGAGGTAACAATAGAGCTTTCCAACGGGTTCAATGCCATGGAGTTAGCAAGGTATATTCTCGAGCAAGCTCAGCATTTGGAGAAAATGTTCATATTCTATTTACCCCACCAGTCATATGTCATAAAAAGAGTAAATCAAAGCAAGAAAGTCTCCGCTGCCCAAATTGTCTTTCGGAAGAAACAGCAGAGATGA
- the LOC137744881 gene encoding F-box/LRR-repeat protein At3g58900-like produces the protein MEHKRQSLATAISQSQGPRHERLIDRFSNLPDEVAHHILSSLTLRDICRVGCVSKRCMQFFLSTPSLNFDVRTFGRRQRLKLLGYLDRFLSKRGDNKIQHFRIRWLCRDDDASSYYDEYFRVINWMYTAVRCNVEVLDLYFPGKYELGRPVLELPSCIFLCQSLRSLMVDLHGDKLLKTPSFACFTTLQCLKLSSVTIDEEFCKWISCSCKCIKELELESVVGIEKICIESSSLQSFRFVPSYRHVCHLNISGEKLENIQMYWIYQLSKLSIFAPNLKRLKWKGRVASRLNLEKVMCLEKAEIFLQPRIKADFGNLFEAFCSIQRVEVLMLNVAIMKALFWKGSMPGLLAHVGHFCVRDMSLTDHLVKVMTSLLKRMPNLHTLHIVTSKSVCCASGKFGNKYWKLKNLACINQLKEVTFEISNNGTNEWELARYIIENAKNLKKLFIYYVPNQFTLFREITESATNSPATVEFKVYDKSRRVYNDDLISPDVQQKTN, from the exons ATGGAACACAAACGTCAGTCATTGGCAACTGCAATTTCTCAGTCTCAAGGTCCTCGTCATGAGAGATTAATAGACAGATTTAGTAATCTTCCAGATGAAGTTGCTCATCACATTCTTTCCTCCCTCACTTTAAGAGATATCTGCCGAGTGGGCTGTGTGTCAAAAAGGTGCATGCAGTTTTTTTTATCCACTCCGTCGTTGAACTTTGATGTAAGGACTTTCGGTAGGCGGCAGCGATTGAAGTTGTTAGGTTATTTGGATAGGTTCTTGAGTAAACGTGGTGATAATAAGATACAACATTTTCGTATACGTTGGTTATGTCGAGATGATGATGCAAGCAGCTATTATGATGAGTATTTTCGAGTGATCAACTGGATGTATACAGCTGTAAGATGTAATGTTGAAGTACTTGATCTTTACTTTCCAGGTAAATATGAGCTAGGGAGACCAGTACTAGAATTACCGTCCTGCATCTTTCTCTGTCAATCTTTGAGGTCACTAATGGTGGACTTGCATGGGGATAAGCTTCTTAAAACTCCCTCCTTTGCTTGTTTCACTACTCTACAATGCCTAAAATTGAGCAGTGTTACGATAGATGAGGAGTTTTGCAAATGGATTTCATGTTCATGTAAATGCATTAAAGAGTTAGAGCTTGAATCCGTTGTTGGGATAGAAAAAATATGCATTGAAAGCTCATCTTTACAATCATTTCGATTTGTGCCTAGTTACCGTCATGTTTGCCATCTCAATATCTCTGGggaaaaacttgaaaatataCAAATGTACTGGATTTATCAATTAAGCAAGCTAAGTATTTTCGCTCCCAATCTTAAACGTTTGAAATGGAAAGGGAGGGTGGCAAGTCGCCTAAATCTGGAGAAGGTCATGTGTTTGGAAAAAGCTGAGATTTTTCTCCAGCCTAGGATAAAGGCTGATTTTGGCAATTTATTTGAGGCGTTTTGTAGTATTCAGAGAGTTGAAGTTCTTATGCTAAATGTAGCGATCATGAAG GCTCTATTTTGGAAAGGTTCCATGCCGGGATTATTAGCTCATGTTGGTCACTTTTGTGTGCGTGACATGAGCTTGACGGATCACCTAGTCAAAGTAATGACCTCTCTGCTTAAACGAATGCCTAACTTGCATACTTTGCACATTGTAACCTCAAAATCTGTTTGCTGT GCATCTGGAAAGTTTGGTAACAAATATTGGAAGCTCAAAAACCTAGCTTGTATTAATCAGCTTAAAGAAGTAACGTTTGAGATTTCCAATAATGGGACGAATGAATGGGAGTTAGCAAGGTATATCATCGAGAATGCTAAGAATTTGAAGAAACTGTTCATATATTATGTGCCCAATCAGTTTACTCTCTTTAGGGAGATAACTGAAAGTGCGACGAACTCCCCCGCCACAGTTGAGTTTAAGGTATATGATAAATCCAGAAGAGTTTACAATGATGATCTTATTAGTCCTGATGTACAACAGAAGACTAATTGA
- the LOC137744049 gene encoding replication protein A 14 kDa subunit B-like, with protein MPPRRRDMNPAVFVNAELLRLYVGKRVRALIQVVQIEGETIIGKSTDESQLVVKGIPTFPLTKFVEVIGIADSDTSIQADTWTNLGETTDTYTYNQLCQIVNGEYKVLFV; from the exons ATGCCTCCCCGCCGTCGA gaTATGAATCCTGCAGTTTTTGTCAATGCAGAGTTGTTGCGATTGTATGTTGGAAAGCGGGTTCGGGCACTGATTCAGGTGGTGCAAATTGAGGGTGAAACTATCATTGGAAAATCTACTGATGAAAGCCAGCTAGTTGTGAAGGGCATCCCAACGTTTCCTCTTACAAAATTTGTTGAGGTCATAGGCATTGCTGACAGTGATACGTCCATCCAAGCTGACACGTGGACCAACCTCGGAGAGACAACTG ACACATACACTTACAATCAGCTCTGTCAGATTGTAAACGGGGAATATAAAGTCTTGTTCGTCTGA
- the LOC137744579 gene encoding heterogeneous nuclear ribonucleoprotein Q-like, whose product MPKTRTNLSGDASERLVESDERVDLEGDNDPEETIEEEVEYEEVEEEEEVEVEEEEEEEEEDPEEEVEEEDDNKRPAAKSNGQKSSDGDEEMIVADAEDEEEKKKHAELLARPPHGSEVYLGGIPHDASEVDLRGFCESIGEVIEVRVMKGKDSGEAKGYAFVTFRNKELASKAIEELNNSELKGKRIKCSTSQAKHRLFIGNVPRSWGEEDMKKAVTDIGPGVISVELLKNTEKYEIDGQVLECSLAKPQSDQKSSGSSTQQRSALLPTYPPRLGYGMVGGSPYGGGLGAGYGGPGIAQPLIYGRGPTPAGMAMMPMLLPDGRIRYVLQQPGVQPQMPPPQSRGGRSGGGGSSSGGRQSGESSRGRSRYNPY is encoded by the exons ATGCCGAAAACAAGGACAAATCTTTCTGGGGATGCATCTGAAAGGCTTGTAGAATCTGACGAGCGGGTGGATCTGGAGGGAGACAATGATCCCGAGGAAACAATAGAAGAGGAGGTTGAGTATGAAGAagtagaggaggaggaggaagtcgaggtggaagaagaggaggaagaggaagaagaagatccTGAAGAGGAGGTTGAGGAAGAGGATGACAACAAGCGACCTGCAGCAAAATCTAATGGACAGAAAAGCTCAGATGGTGATGAAGAGATGATCGTTGCTGATGCAGAGGACgaggaggagaaaaagaagCATGCTGAGCTTCTTGCTCGTCCTCCGCATGGGTCAGAGGTGTATCTTGGTGGCATTCCTCATGATGCATCCGAAGTGGATTTGAGGGGATTTTGTGAATCTATTGGGGAAGTGATTGAG GTTAGAGTAATGAAGGGAAAAGATTCCGGTGAGGCCAAAGGCTATGCTTTTGTAACCTTCAGAAACAAAGAATTGGCCTCTAAGGCAATCGAGGAACTGAATAATTCAGAGTTAAAG GGAAAAAGGATTAAATGTTCGACATCTCAAGCAAAGCATCGGTTGTTCATTGGAAATGTTCCAAGAAGTTGGGGAGAGGAAGATATGAAGAAGGCTGTAACAGATATTGGACCAGGAGTCATTTCTGTGGAATTGTTGAAG AAcactgaaaaatatgaaattgatg GTCAAGTTTTGGAGTGTTCTCTTGCAAAACCACAATCAGATCAGAAGTCTTCTGGATCATCAACTCAACAACGGTCAGCCTTACTGCCGACCTACCCACCACGTCTTGGTTATGGCATGGTAGGGGGTAGTCCATATGGTGGTGGCTTAGGTGCTGGATATGGTGGTCCGGGAATTGCGCAA CCACTGATATACGGTAGGGGACCAACTCCTGCTGGCATGGCAATGATGCCTATGCTTTTGCCTGATGGAAGGATTAGATATGTCCT GCAACAGCCGGGAGTACAACCACAGATGCCTCCACCGCAATCCCGAGGTGGAAGAAGTGGTGGCGGTGGCAGCTCAAGTGGTGGAAGGCAAAGCGGTGAGAGCAGTCGTGGCCGCAGTCGCTACAATCCGTATTAA